In the Variovorax sp. S12S4 genome, one interval contains:
- the fba gene encoding class II fructose-bisphosphate aldolase (catalyzes the reversible aldol condensation of dihydroxyacetonephosphate and glyceraldehyde 3-phosphate in the Calvin cycle, glycolysis, and/or gluconeogenesis), with translation MALVSMRELLDHAAANGYGIPAFNVNNLEQVQAVMEAAKETGAPVILQASAGARKYAGEAFIKHLIQAAIEQYPNIPLVMHQDHGQSPAICQGAIDLGFSSVMMDGSLHEDGKTPASFDYNVDVTRKVVQLAHKVGVTVEGELGCLGSLETGMAGEEDGIGAEGVLDHSALLTDPEEAAQFVKATQLDALAIAIGTSHGAYKFTRKPTGDILSISRVKEIHARLPNTHLVMHGSSSVPQDLLEIIRKYGGNMKETYGVPVEEIQEAIKYGVRKINIDTDIRLAMTGAVRKFLAENPEKFDAREWLKPAREAAKQICKQRYIEFGCEGQGAKIKGETLQVVAAKYAKGELAQEVV, from the coding sequence ATGGCACTCGTCTCGATGCGCGAACTGCTGGATCACGCAGCCGCCAACGGCTACGGCATTCCGGCCTTCAACGTCAACAACCTCGAACAGGTCCAGGCCGTGATGGAGGCCGCCAAGGAAACCGGCGCGCCCGTCATCCTTCAAGCCAGCGCCGGTGCCCGCAAATACGCCGGTGAAGCCTTCATCAAGCACCTGATCCAGGCCGCGATCGAGCAGTACCCGAACATTCCGCTGGTCATGCACCAGGACCACGGCCAGAGCCCGGCCATCTGCCAGGGCGCCATCGACCTCGGCTTTTCCTCGGTGATGATGGACGGCTCGCTGCACGAAGACGGCAAGACGCCGGCTTCCTTCGACTACAACGTCGACGTGACCCGCAAGGTCGTGCAGCTGGCGCACAAGGTCGGCGTTACGGTCGAAGGCGAACTGGGCTGCCTGGGTTCGCTCGAAACCGGCATGGCCGGCGAGGAAGACGGCATTGGCGCCGAAGGCGTGCTCGACCACTCCGCGCTGCTCACCGATCCCGAGGAAGCCGCCCAGTTCGTGAAGGCCACGCAGCTCGACGCGCTGGCCATTGCCATCGGCACCAGCCACGGCGCATACAAGTTCACCCGCAAGCCCACGGGCGACATTCTGTCGATTTCGCGCGTGAAGGAAATCCACGCCCGCCTGCCCAACACCCACCTGGTGATGCACGGCTCGTCGTCGGTGCCGCAAGACCTGCTCGAGATCATCCGCAAGTACGGCGGCAACATGAAGGAAACCTACGGCGTGCCGGTCGAGGAAATCCAGGAAGCCATCAAGTACGGCGTGCGCAAGATCAACATCGACACCGACATCCGCCTGGCCATGACCGGCGCGGTGCGCAAGTTCCTGGCCGAGAACCCCGAGAAGTTCGACGCCCGCGAATGGCTCAAGCCCGCGCGCGAAGCCGCCAAGCAGATCTGCAAGCAGCGCTACATCGAGTTCGGCTG
- a CDS encoding Lrp/AsnC family transcriptional regulator produces the protein MSKTKLRAAPAQAAEAAAELDRTDRAILRALQRDASVSNVALAAKVNLSAPACLRRVERLKAAGLIKGIVALLDADALELGMLVMIGVVLDRSTPDSFADFEKAAQKVSGCLECHVVTGEFDYFMLVRTRDNDSFNRLHAEQLLYLPGVRQIRTFVVLKQVLSTTQLPI, from the coding sequence ATGAGCAAAACAAAGTTGCGTGCCGCGCCGGCACAGGCGGCCGAGGCGGCGGCAGAGCTAGATCGCACCGATCGCGCCATCCTTCGCGCCCTGCAGCGCGACGCCTCGGTGTCGAACGTGGCGCTGGCCGCCAAGGTCAACCTCAGCGCGCCCGCCTGCCTGCGCCGCGTGGAGCGGCTCAAGGCCGCCGGGCTCATCAAGGGCATCGTGGCGCTGCTCGATGCCGACGCGCTGGAGCTCGGGATGCTGGTGATGATCGGCGTGGTGCTCGACCGCTCCACGCCCGACTCGTTTGCCGACTTCGAAAAGGCGGCGCAAAAGGTGTCCGGCTGCCTCGAATGCCACGTAGTCACGGGCGAGTTCGACTACTTCATGCTCGTGCGCACGCGCGACAACGACAGCTTCAACCGCCTGCACGCGGAGCAGCTGCTGTATTTGCCGGGCGTGCGGCAGATCCGGACTTTCGTGGTGCTCAAGCAGGTGCTGTCGACCACGCAATTGCCGATCTAG